ATATTTTGAGTAACTGTGCTTCTTTGTTGGAAAGTTTTAAATAGGCAACAGAAAAATTTTCTAGCGTTAACATCTCTACTGCAATCATGTTTCTACCTTTTGGCATTTCAATATGTTTTTAATTCTATTGAATATTGTACCGATATTGTTATGAGTTATGTTATTTCAAGTATgaaagataaattttttaaatattaggaGACAATTTCAATTGTTTATGGCTTAACAACCTTGTTTCACCCTCGTCAAAGTGACTTAGAAATActtttttgaatattatgctAACTTTCTTAAGAAAAATATTGACGATCAAAAGAAATCAATCATGCATTCTCTTCAAGAGTTATTCGATTTGTACTCTAACGAATAGGGTGGAGCGAGTAACCAGCCGGAACCGGAAGAAGAGCTTAAATAAAAAGCAAAATGAGAACAATCAACTTCttttaaagtttgaaatgataaaagttGAATGGAAAATATGTTACAACAATATAGTCCAATGAGATATAGATCTATTTAATCCAATATTTTTGAATTCCATAAAATTTAGATGTTTTAAAATGGTGGAGAGTAAATTTGCAATATTATCCAGTCTTAGGGGCAATTGCAAGAGATGTCCTAGCATTTCAATGTTCAAGCGTTGCTTCCGAAATAGCATTTTCAACATGCAGCAAAATTATTGGCGAAAAAAGAACTAATTTAAAACTGAAAACGGCTCAGCATGCTAACATGTCTACAAGATTGATTTGCTACAGAAAAAAGAATAAGACCATCGGAGCAATGGACAAATTTTCAAGCTCAAGTCCGAGGAAAACCCGAAAAATTTCgaatatattttagtaaatcatgatgaattttaaatttttaatatagatatcaatgttttatttatagttatcaTTTTGTGTGATATATTTTCTCATCTCAAAGTACTtgataaaaacaattttttctaCCATTTATTTTTGCCCattgttattttttaacaaaaaatcacGGAACCAGTTCGAACCAAACTGGTCCATCAACTATTGGTTTGGCTAATATATCGGATTGATTTAAAGGTAAATACCTTGGAACCAGAGCTGATCTAGAACCGGTCCtacttaataaaaataatttgtttctaccatttatttttgcaaattttattattattttttaaaaatacagaaCCAGTTTATTTTGGCTAATGAATCAGATTGGTTTCAAGGTAAATAGCTTGGAACTGGAGCCGATTTGGAACCGGTTTAAGACCAGTTTCGGCATTGGTGGATTCAAAACCGGTCTGAACCGGACCAGAACCAAATCCAAAGAACCGATATTCGTGCCTACACTCCACGTGTAAAcaactgaaaaatcatttgaaatttaaaaggaGTTTAAACATACAACCACATATTGTCCATTctcgttttaaaaaaaaaaaatttttcatTCTCACTTACAATATATGTTTAACATAAtaatgaaaacaaaaacaaaagttcGAGGAAAAATCTGAGGCATTTTCATCCGCTGCATAGTCGAATTCATTTTCACTCATTAGTTTTTTAGAAACAACACGACGATAGTAACAGAAGTTATCAATTCAATTTAAATTCAAATCCCATCATAGATTATAActaaaagatatttaaatagaaaattagcaaagatcaacgaaaaaacaataaaaggattgaaattaaaaaaaaaaaaacacttgaaAACACCACCAAAGTAAATGAATTGTGGATCACTGGACATAACCCATgttcttttcaaaaataaatatgtgcAACTTGAAAATATCCTAATTTTCTTTGTGGAAATTCAATAGAATAAGAAAGAAAATTGTTTAGTTACGTCTCATGAAGAAAGTGAATTTTGTAGGATGAAGGTTGTCGAAGCAGCAATGCCATGCCACAAGATGCTTGATCTCTTCATATCTTCGTCTCCCTTCTCAATGAAATCCATAAAAAGATGTATTGATGGGAAAACAAGTGGGTgaagaaaattgaatttttggattGAGTGAAATTGTTCAAATTCAACTCTTGAAATTAGAAGTTTTCTTACTCAACATGCCCTTGCGTTGAATTCTATGTAGgaaatataaacataatataAAATGAAAGATTTTTGATGTctcaacttttataaaatataaaaagagtAGAGATATATATGTCTGCATACCTACTCTTGCCTTGCACGCAGTCccattttgatatataaagCTTTCAATTCTACAATCCTATATATATTAAACGTTAGAAGAAGCAGCCTCCACAGCCACTTTAATAAACACATCTTCCATGGTAGTCTCGGTCACACCCCATATCTGAACTGCAAACCTCTGCTTTATATGCTTCACAGCTCCAAATATGTCTGATTTCTTGATCTCAGTTTTCGCCATTTCAAACTTCTGAGTACCCGATAAACTATAGGTTCTTCTTGCACTTGGACAAAGGCTCTTAACCATGCCCTCAACCTCCTCCACATCCCGTGCAGATGTAGTCATTGTTAGTATATAGAATCCACCATATCTGTTCTTTAGctgtttttcaataaaatatcaACACGGTTTTAGAAgccaaaaacaaaatcaaaagaaaatagTCAGATATTGGCTTTAGTCATACCTCATCTGGGCTACCTAAGCATTGGAAGCATCCATCGACAAATATACCTATTCGATCGCAAAGGTGCTCAGCTTCTTCCATTGAATGGGCTGACATCATAGTCAGAGCAAGTGATTATGATAAAGAAATTAGTCGGGCCAGTTTATTCACTTTTCCTTAAAATGGCACGAAAAGTGGTAAGAAAATAATGCAAATACTTGTCAAAACAACATTCTTGTCCGTCTTTGCTTGTTTCAGAACTTGCCACAGCTTGTTTCTTGAAGCTGGATCAAGTCCAGAGCTCGGCTCATCTAAGTATACAACCTGAAAAGAAGTACTTTAAGATTTATATCATTATAGGTATAAAACTGTAATGtagaaataattcaaatatatctctGACAGCAAATGCTGTACTTTAGGATCCCCAATCAATGAAATGGCAACATTGAGCCTCCTCTTCATTCCTCCGCTGTATTTTCCAGAAAGTTTGTCTCCCACTTGAAACAAGTCCGCACTTTTCAATGCATCATCCACCGCCTGTTCATTttcacgtaaaaaaaaaaaagaagcatcGACTGAAAAAGTATTCAAGGGAAAGATAAAGACTAAACCAGTGATTTTTTTACTTACACGAGTTAAGGTGGAACCAGTGAGATTTTTTAGCCTGCCATAGAAGAGCAAGTGCTCCCTTGCAGTTAAGGTATCCCAGAGCAGGCTGATTTGTTCACACGGTTAGTGATATTTCACCATTTTTAGCAAtgacatttaataaaaatataagataagAAACTGCTCACTCGGTTTGTGGGCATACACCCATTTTCGAGTGTATCATATTCATTTGAGTCTGCAAATCTAGTCCCTCAATGGATGCAGTTCCTGAGGTTGGTTTCAAGAGACCAATCATCTATTTGAAGATGAAATACAGATTAGATATCATAATTTAAACTTTTCTAGTTTCAAAAAAACATTCTGCAAGaataaatattgtatttatcCTCACCATATTAATAAACGTAGTCTTTCCAGCTCCATTTGGGCCAAGAATTCCGAAACATTCTCCTCGAGGTAAGGCAAGATACGCTCCTTTGACAGCAAATTTATCTGGAGTTCCATCAGTTCCAGGATACACCTTTTTGAGATCGCAGCAGATTGTAGAGTAGTTTGGATTTGGttcaatttgtaattttttaaccTTTTCCACCTGTACAAATGAATGGAAATAATCGAACTATTTAGACCATTTAGAAATCAAACAGGAAATGACTCATGATAGTTGCACTAGGCAATGACCTCTAGTGCAATATCTTCTTTCTCCATTTGCACGAAAATGTTGGGTCCTTGTCCTGTGAAACTGTGGTGCTGATGATGTCCCATGGTTCTCATTTGAAACATTCTTGAAAAGGAGAAGGGACTTGTAGACGATGAAATTTTATCAACAAAATAGGCCATCAGTAGAAAAAGCAGCCAGGTTACAGTCATGACAATTAATACTTCTCTCATTCCACTGCTGCTATTCTTCAAGTGACGCCACTGAATCCCAAAAGTCCCAGTGCTAACTGCTCCGTTGCTATAATCATTGAGCTCTTTCATTCCTCTATACAACGCAAATCCGGGAAATATCTCTAGAGTAATGATCCAGATTCCTAGTACAGTAAGCAATTTGATTAAATAGCCTTTATGATCAAGAATCAGAAACATTAGTTCCGGAATCAGAAACATTTGTTCCGTTTgctgatttattaattttaatatatagtctatttaaaaaaattcaaaggaaaAACAGCCGTAAAATTCCACATAAGTACAAAGGTTAACTAACTaaacaagaaattcaatttgatatgtttttgtACTTACTATTTACGGAAGCATCGTTAACCAAATCACTGAAAAGTGTTGCTCCCGCAAGGCCAGATCCAAAGACAATGAAAAATCCGATAACTACATACTCAGAAAATATGATGGACCATTCTTAGTAAATCTCTgataatgaaaatattaaaaatgcttTGAAATATCAAATTGATCAGTCCAAACCTGAAGCAGACCTCACACGTTTGAAAAGTAGAGCTAGTAGAAAACTTGTCGTAATTTGCAAGTTGATATAGACGAAGTAAAACGTGCATTGGAGAGAAAAAGAATTCATGATAAAGACCCGACGTCCTGGAGAATGGAGTAAATGTTACCCAAAAAACCTAGAAATATTTCAAAGGATCGATGTTTCTGATACGAACTTACTTGTCAGTTTACCGGATACTAGATAACAACACATATAAATTGATGATACGACGAGGAAATACATGTATGTAATAAACCAGTAAGCCCCATTGCTTAAGCCATGCATTCCCATCATTATTCTCAACTTCTGTTGCTTTTCATATACCAAAATTTCCACCATTACCTGCATTTAAGATATCACCTcatatatttctttcttttttatcgATATTTCTACAAattactaaaaatatatatttttttaaaaaattagcatTAATGACAGAATGGGAAACACTGCTTTAACTAGAATCTGAGCCTGGAATTTCTACAACACAGCAAACTTACAGGAAGTAATTGTAGGATCATCCATGCATACAAAACTACTAAAAGTTCGATGTCATCTGCACTTGGACCCATGTAATGGTTCAGCTGGGGTGTTCCTGATACGGACTCTAATATCATATTCGTGGCTGGACCGAGCAAAAACTGGAGAAAACCATTGGCCACCTGTTTTTTGTCCCATGTATCAATGCATCAAGTGCTTCAATTTCAGGCTAAGCATATAATACATAGATTTTTAAAGTAAATCTTACAAATTAAAAGAGTTGGATTTTAAAACATTGTGTGAAATGGTAAAGATCCATGACATGGATTTACTTTTTTGCAGAACACAGGGGAACACAAATGTTACTGAGATAGTGATCTCCTCATACCAGAACTCGACTCTTCCAGCAAATACCATTTCTTATTGTGCTTATAGCATGGGCTAAAATTTCAGGACCAATTCTACAGATCTGACAAATACAttgaaaatacaaaaaataaatagaaatgcGAAAATTAAAGGAAATTTGCAATTTTAGTCGTGTTAGTAGACTTATTTTGTGTTTTAGTATTTAAATCTGTCAATATTTGTTTTTCATTCAATgacttagttttttttttgttttaacctTTTTCCCTTCTCGTAACCCTCTCCATTCATTAAGATTCCCGCAGCCCGTCAATTAGTTAACCATAGACATATTTTAGTGAATGGCTTACGTGAACTCGTCGCTCGGTACCTCTCGGAGTAAAACGCGGCGTGTTCGAATTCTGATCGCTTTTACGCGAGAAANgcacaagtttttgcctaattgTAGAGTTGGTTTGAAAATTGATATAGAACTAATAAAAATTGGAATTTTATCTTGTTGTTACATGCTATTGaattgatgaaacttaaaatatgcaaaaaaagaattttatcttTAGATAAATTAGAATATTCATACAACGAATATACTATAACTAGATGTATTTTAACTGTTGCTAATGTTTATAGCATACAAAGGAAAATAATTTCGATTATGTTAGATATTTTGAGTGCCAATAATGTTGCAATTAAATACCTTAAAGACTCATTAAGATTAATTTTTGAAGGTAATTTGTCATGTTAGATAAGCATgtcatattataatttatgtgTTACATGTGTCTTAGATGAAAGCATGACTACTGCGatagaaaaattcaaagtaTGTGGTAAATTATTACGCAGAAGAAGATATGGTCGTGATTGTAAAACACTAGTAATTGCTAACAAAATTAGATATAAGAAATTTTCTCTTCCTGTTGATACTCGATAGAATTCTTTTTATCACTTACTTAGTACTTTGTTACGTTTTAAAGAATTACTTACACTGTATTACAACAATGCTGCGGCAGAAGCTTTAATATTGACTGAGTCTAATTGTGATATTTTGAGTAACTGTGCTTCTTTGTTGGAAAGTTTTAAATAGGCAACAGAAAAATTTTCTAGCGTTAACATCTCTACTGCAATCATGTTTCTACCTTTTGGCATTTCAATATGTTTTTAATTCTATTGAATATTGTACCGATATTGTTATGAGTTATGTTATTTCAAGTATgaaagataaattttttaaatattaggaGACAATTTCAATTGTTTATGGCTTAACAACCTTGTTTCACCCTCGTCAAAGTGACTTAGAAATActtttttgaatattatgctAACTTTCTTAAGAAAAATATTGACGATCAAAAGAAATCAATCATGCATTCTCTTCAAGAGTTATTCGATTTGTACTCTAACGAATAGGGTGGAGCGAGTAACCAGCCGGAACCGGAAGAAGAGCTTAAATAAAAAGCAAAATGAGAACAATCAACTTCttttaaagtttgaaatgataaaagttGAATGGAAAATATGTTACAACAATATAGTCCAATGAGATATAGATCTATTTAATCCAATATTTTTGAATTCCATAAAATTTAGATGTTTTAAAATGGTGGAGAGTAAATTTGCAATATTATCCAGTCTTAGGGGCAATTGCAAGAGATGTCCTAGCATTTCAATGTTCAAGCGTTGCTTCCGAAATAGCATTTTCAACATGCAGCAAAATTATTGGCGAAAAAAGAACTAATTTAAAACTGAAAACGGCTCAGCATGCTAACATGTCTACAAGATTGATTTGCTACAGAAAAAAGAATAAGACCATCGGAGCAATGGACAAATTTTCAAGCTCAAGTCCGAGGAAAACCCGAAAAATTTCgaatatattttagtaaatcatgatgaattttaaatttttaatatagatatcaatgttttatttatagttatcaTTTTGTGTGATATATTTTCTCATCTCAAAGTACTtgataaaaacaattttttctaCCATTTATTTTTGCCCattgttattttttaacaaaaaatcacGGAACCAGTTCGAACCAAACTGGTCCATCAACTATTGGTTTGGCTAATATATCGGATTGATTTAAAGGTAAATACCTTGGAACCAGAGCTGATCTAGAACCGGTCCtacttaataaaaataatttgtttctaccatttatttttgcaaattttattattattttttaaaaatacagaaCCAGTTTATTTTGGCTAATGAATCAGATTGGTTTCAAGGTAAATAGCTTGGAACTGGAGCCGATTTGGAACCGGTTTAAGACCAGTTTCGGCATTGGTGGATTCAAAACCGGTCTGAACCGGACCAGAACCAAATCCAAAGAACCGATATTCGTGCCTACACTCCACGTGTAAAcaactgaaaaatcatttgaaatttaaaaggaGTTTAAACATACAACCACATATTGTCCATTctcgttttaaaaaaaaaaaatttttcatTCTCACTTACAATATATGTTTAACATAAtaatgaaaacaaaaacaaaagttcGAGGAAAAATCTGAGGCATTTTCATCCGCTGCATAGTCGAATTCATTTTCACTCATTAGTTTTTTAGAAACAACACGACGATAGTAACAGAAGTTATCAATTCAATTTAAATTCAAATCCCATCATAGATTATAActaaaagatatttaaatagaaaattagcaaagatcaacgaaaaaacaataaaaggattgaaattaaaaaaaaaaaaaacacttgaaAACACCACCAAAGTAAATGAATTGTGGATCACTGGACATAACCCATgttcttttcaaaaataaatatgtgcAACTTGAAAATATCCTAATTTTCTTTGTGGAAATTCAATAGAATAAGAAAGAAAATTGTTTAGTTACGTCTCATGAAGAAAGTGAATTTTGTAGGATGAAGGTTGTCGAAGCAGCAATGCCATGCCACAAGATGCTTGATCTCTTCATATCTTCGTCTCCCTTCTCAATGAAATCCATAAAAAGATGTATTGATGGGAAAACAAGTGGGTgaagaaaattgaatttttggattGAGTGAAATTGTTCAAATTCAACTCTTGAAATTAGAAGTTTTCTTACTCAACATGCCCTTGCGTTGAATTCTATGTAGgaaatataaacataatataAAATGAAAGATTTTTGATGTctcaacttttataaaatataaaaagagtAGAGATATATATGTCTGCATACCTACTCTTGCCTTGCACGCAGTCccattttgatatataaagCTTTCAATTCTACAATCCTATATATATTAAACGTTAGAAGAAGCAGCCTCCACAGCCACTTTAATAAACACATCTTCCATGGTAGTCTCGGTCACACCCCATATCTGAACTGCAAACCTCTGCTTTATATGCTTCACAGCTCCAAATATGTCTGATTTCTTGATCTCAGTTTTCGCCATTTCAAACTTCTGAGTACCCGATAAACTATAGGTTCTTCTTGCACTTGGACAAAGGCTCTTAACCATGCCCTCAACCTCCTCCACATCCCGTGCAGATGTAGTCATTGTTAGTATATAGAATCCACCATATCTGTTCTTTAGctgtttttcaataaaatatcaACACGGTTTTAGAAgccaaaaacaaaatcaaaagaaaatagTCAGATATTGGCTTTAGTCATACCTCATCTGGGCTACCTAAGCATTGGAAGCATCCATCGACAAATATACCTATTCGATCGCAAAGGTGCTCAGCTTCTTCCATTGAATGGGCTGACATCATAGTCAGAGCAAGTGATTATGATAAAGAAATTAGTCGGGCCAGTTTATTCACTTTTCCTTAAAATGGCACGAAAAGTGGTAAGAAAATAATGCAAATACTTGTCAAAACAACATTCTTGTCCGTCTTTGCTTGTTTCAGAACTTGCCACAGCTTGTTTCTTGAAGCTGGATCAAGTCCAGAGCTCGGCTCATCTAAGTATACAACCTGAAAAGAAGTACTTTAAGATTTATATCATTATAGGTATAAAACTGTAATGtagaaataattcaaatatatctctGACAGCAAATGCTGTACTTTAGGATCCCCAATCAATGAAATGGCAA
This genomic interval from Primulina huaijiensis isolate GDHJ02 chromosome 14, ASM1229523v2, whole genome shotgun sequence contains the following:
- the LOC140957741 gene encoding ABC transporter A family member 7-like, whose product is MILESVSGTPQLNHYMGPSADDIELLVVLYAWMILQLLPVMVEILVYEKQQKLRIMMGMHGLSNGAYWFITYMYFLVVSSIYMCCYLVSGKLTRRRVFIMNSFSLQCTFYFVYINLQITTSFLLALLFKRVRSASVIGFFIVFGSGLAGATLFSDLVNDASVNRIWIITLEIFPGFALYRGMKELNDYSNGAVSTGTFGIQWRHLKNSSSGMREVLIVMTVTWLLFLLMAYFVDKISSSTSPFSFSRMFQMRTMGHHQHHSFTGQGPNIFVQMEKEDIALEVEKVKKLQIEPNPNYSTICCDLKKVYPGTDGTPDKFAVKGAYLALPRGECFGILGPNGAGKTTFINMMIGLLKPTSGTASIEGLDLQTQMNMIHSKMGVCPQTDLLWDTLTAREHLLFYGRLKNLTGSTLTRAVDDALKSADLFQVGDKLSGKYSGGMKRRLNVAISLIGDPKVVYLDEPSSGLDPASRNKLWQVLKQAKTDKNVVLTTHSMEEAEHLCDRIGIFVDGCFQCLGSPDELKNRYGGFYILTMTTSARDVEEVEGMVKSLCPSARRTYSLSGTQKFEMAKTEIKKSDIFGAVKHIKQRFAVQIWGVTETTMEDVFIKVAVEAASSNV